A genome region from Sphingobium sp. WTD-1 includes the following:
- the lptD gene encoding LPS assembly protein LptD — protein sequence MQISVFPLSFKQALLAGAASSCLLAAPLAHAQQAPEPKLNEPQTPISAPDAPVPDNDQEIGFAADTLEYDTNSQVVTATGNVQLLRDGNRLRADKIVWDLNTGKVEAQGAVSVIDPDGNVAYGDRFDVTDTLKDGAVDNILLVLQKGGRMAATKGERVNGVYTLHHAAYTGCPVEGSDGCPKEPTWQINAVKVVYDPTKQRVSYTRANVELFGLPLIPVPGLSHPVGDDGGSGLLVPNIRYDRVNGFEVAVPYYLKLAPNRDLTVTPHVYSDSLPMIEGNFRHLYDRGAYQITGYATYGSRSSGITPTDSQKDIRGAIDASGGMQLSPEWSVNGSIRVATDRTFLRRYDISRDDRLRSTLGVQRIGENSYFSLAGWAVQTLRVDDPQGQMPIALPVMDYRLRMKDPLLGGQMQFQANTLAITRTDGQDTQRAFAAFEWNLRKLTGLGQEVNFTTYLRGDVYHSSNNLLTDTISYAGDPGWKARGIAAAAVDMRWPFMGEAFGGVQRIAPRVQIVASPHLANLSVPNEDARSVDLEDSNLFALNRFAGYDRFEDSSRITYGLEYNLALPDFTLDANVGQSYRLDNRASILPDGTGLSDRMSDIVGRWTVRYKDFVSFTQRFRVDKDNLAVRRNEVDATVGSKKTYAQISYLRLNRNANITLEDLQDREELRLGGRIQFARFWSVFGSTVIDLTGAQEDPGTTADGYEPVRQRLGVAYEDDCLTLGFTWRRDYQTNGDARAGNSFQLRLAFRNIGI from the coding sequence TTGCAGATTTCCGTGTTTCCCCTGTCGTTCAAACAGGCGCTGCTTGCCGGCGCTGCCTCGTCCTGCCTGCTCGCGGCGCCGCTGGCCCATGCGCAACAGGCGCCCGAGCCCAAGCTGAACGAGCCCCAGACGCCGATCAGCGCGCCCGACGCGCCGGTGCCCGACAATGACCAGGAAATCGGCTTCGCCGCCGATACGCTGGAATATGACACCAACAGTCAGGTCGTGACCGCCACCGGCAATGTCCAGTTGCTGCGCGACGGCAACCGGCTGCGCGCCGACAAGATCGTGTGGGACCTCAACACCGGCAAGGTGGAGGCGCAGGGCGCCGTCTCGGTGATCGATCCGGACGGCAATGTCGCCTATGGTGATCGCTTCGATGTCACCGATACGCTGAAGGATGGCGCGGTCGACAATATATTGCTGGTCCTCCAGAAGGGCGGCCGCATGGCCGCGACCAAAGGCGAGCGGGTCAATGGCGTCTATACGCTGCACCACGCCGCCTATACCGGCTGTCCGGTGGAGGGCAGCGACGGCTGTCCCAAGGAACCGACCTGGCAGATCAACGCAGTCAAGGTCGTCTATGACCCGACCAAGCAGCGCGTCTCCTACACCCGCGCCAATGTCGAGCTGTTCGGCCTGCCGCTGATCCCGGTGCCGGGCCTGTCGCATCCGGTCGGCGACGATGGTGGCAGCGGCCTTCTGGTCCCCAATATCCGTTATGACCGGGTCAATGGCTTCGAGGTTGCGGTCCCCTATTATCTCAAGCTCGCACCCAATCGCGACCTGACCGTCACGCCGCACGTCTACAGCGATTCGCTGCCGATGATCGAAGGCAATTTCCGTCATCTCTACGATCGCGGCGCCTATCAGATCACCGGCTATGCCACCTATGGCAGCCGGTCGAGCGGCATCACGCCGACCGATTCGCAAAAGGATATTCGCGGCGCGATCGACGCCAGCGGCGGCATGCAGCTGTCGCCCGAATGGAGCGTCAACGGGTCGATCCGGGTCGCCACTGACCGCACCTTCCTGCGCCGCTACGACATCAGCCGCGACGACCGGCTGCGTTCGACCCTGGGCGTCCAGCGGATCGGCGAGAACAGCTATTTCTCGCTCGCCGGCTGGGCGGTGCAGACGCTGCGCGTCGATGACCCCCAGGGCCAGATGCCGATCGCGCTGCCGGTCATGGACTATCGGCTGCGGATGAAGGATCCGCTGCTCGGCGGTCAGATGCAGTTCCAGGCCAATACGCTGGCGATCACCCGGACCGACGGTCAGGACACCCAGCGCGCCTTTGCCGCGTTCGAATGGAATCTACGCAAGCTGACCGGCCTTGGCCAGGAGGTGAATTTCACCACCTATCTGCGCGGCGACGTCTATCACAGCAGCAACAATCTGCTGACCGACACGATCAGCTATGCCGGCGATCCGGGCTGGAAGGCGCGCGGCATCGCCGCCGCCGCGGTCGACATGCGCTGGCCCTTCATGGGCGAGGCCTTCGGCGGCGTGCAGCGCATCGCCCCGCGCGTCCAGATCGTCGCCTCGCCGCACCTCGCCAACCTGTCGGTGCCCAATGAGGATGCCCGGTCGGTCGATCTGGAGGACAGCAACCTTTTCGCGCTCAACCGCTTCGCGGGCTATGACCGGTTCGAGGATTCGAGCCGCATCACCTATGGCCTGGAATATAATCTGGCACTGCCCGACTTCACGCTCGACGCCAATGTCGGCCAGAGCTACCGGCTCGACAACCGCGCCAGCATCCTGCCCGACGGCACCGGCCTGTCCGACCGCATGTCCGACATCGTCGGCCGCTGGACCGTCCGCTACAAGGATTTCGTCAGCTTCACCCAGCGTTTCCGGGTCGACAAGGACAATCTGGCGGTCCGCCGGAACGAGGTCGACGCGACCGTGGGCAGCAAGAAGACCTATGCCCAGATCAGCTATCTGCGCCTCAACCGCAACGCCAATATCACGCTGGAGGATCTGCAGGACCGCGAGGAACTGCGCCTTGGCGGTCGCATCCAGTTCGCCCGCTTCTGGTCGGTGTTCGGTTCGACCGTCATCGATCTTACCGGCGCGCAGGAAGATCCGGGCACCACGGCCGATGGCTATGAGCCGGTGCGCCAGCGTCTGGGCGTTGCCTATGAGGATGATTGTTTGACGCTGGGCTTTACATGGCGGCGCGACTATCAGACCAACGGTGACGCGCGCGCCGGCAACAGCTTCCAGCTGCGGCTGGCTTTTCGCAATATTGGCATATAA
- a CDS encoding peptidylprolyl isomerase: MLSVVFSPKSVRSGLRTLLLSTALLGMAAQTVSAQAVDDDADQGLNLPKDVTIFGKNDPNVRKATAIVNGRIITGTDVDQRLALIITANGGKVSAEEKERLRVQVLRNLIDETLQIQEAAANDIKIDPAEVNQSYERVAANFRKSPDQFNQYLREQGSSANSIKRQIEGELAWSRLLRRNIQPFVNVSEDEVKSVVDRLNAAKGSDEVRISEIYLSSTPENRDQITANARNIIEQIKQGGSFAAYARQFSEASTAVVGGDLGWVRPSQLPTELAQAATELQVGQLAGPIETVGGMSIIYVMDKRKVLTADPRDSLLSLKQLSVLFPAGTSKEAASQKAATFAAAVKEIKGCGQANEIGARIGADVVDNDNVKLRDLPPQLQDILVNLQVGESTPPFGSINDGVRVLVVCGRDEPASANAPNPEQIQAQLEEERVNKRARIYLRDLRRDAVIEYN, from the coding sequence ATGCTTTCTGTCGTTTTCTCGCCCAAATCCGTTCGCTCGGGCCTGCGCACCCTGCTTCTGTCCACCGCCCTTCTGGGCATGGCGGCGCAGACCGTGTCGGCCCAGGCCGTCGACGATGACGCCGATCAGGGCCTGAACCTGCCCAAGGACGTCACCATCTTCGGCAAGAATGATCCCAATGTCCGCAAGGCGACGGCGATCGTGAACGGCCGCATCATCACCGGCACCGATGTCGATCAGCGCCTGGCTCTCATCATCACCGCCAATGGCGGCAAGGTGTCGGCCGAGGAAAAGGAACGGCTGCGCGTCCAGGTTTTGCGCAACCTGATCGACGAAACGCTGCAGATTCAGGAAGCGGCGGCCAACGACATCAAGATCGATCCGGCCGAAGTGAACCAGAGCTATGAGCGCGTCGCGGCCAATTTCCGCAAGTCGCCCGACCAGTTCAACCAGTATCTGCGCGAACAGGGCAGTTCGGCCAACAGCATCAAGCGCCAGATCGAGGGCGAACTGGCCTGGAGCCGCCTGCTCCGCCGCAACATCCAGCCCTTCGTCAACGTCTCCGAAGACGAAGTGAAGTCGGTGGTCGATCGCCTCAACGCCGCCAAGGGCAGCGACGAAGTGCGGATCAGCGAAATCTATCTGTCCTCGACGCCGGAAAACCGCGACCAGATCACGGCCAACGCGCGCAACATCATCGAACAGATCAAGCAGGGCGGCAGCTTCGCCGCCTATGCCCGCCAGTTCTCCGAAGCCTCGACCGCCGTCGTCGGCGGCGATCTCGGCTGGGTCCGCCCCAGCCAGCTGCCGACCGAACTGGCGCAGGCCGCCACCGAATTGCAGGTCGGCCAGCTCGCCGGCCCGATCGAGACGGTGGGCGGCATGTCGATCATCTATGTGATGGACAAGCGCAAGGTGCTGACCGCCGATCCGCGCGATTCGCTGCTCAGCCTCAAGCAGCTGTCGGTCCTCTTCCCGGCCGGCACCAGCAAGGAAGCCGCCAGCCAGAAAGCCGCGACCTTCGCCGCCGCGGTCAAGGAGATCAAGGGCTGCGGCCAGGCGAACGAGATCGGTGCCCGCATCGGCGCCGATGTGGTCGACAATGACAATGTGAAGCTGCGCGACCTCCCGCCGCAGCTGCAGGACATTCTCGTCAATCTGCAGGTCGGCGAATCCACCCCGCCCTTCGGTTCGATCAACGATGGCGTCCGCGTCCTGGTCGTCTGCGGCCGCGACGAACCCGCATCGGCCAACGCCCCCAATCCCGAACAGATCCAGGCCCAGCTGGAAGAGGAACGCGTCAACAAGCGCGCCCGCATCTATCTGCGCGATCTTCGCCGCGATGCCGTTATCGAATATAACTGA
- the pdxA gene encoding 4-hydroxythreonine-4-phosphate dehydrogenase PdxA yields MPLSNITDPGSLPPFAVSLGDPAGIGPEIVAKAWVMREARGLPAFFAVGDAASLRAVWLGPIEIVGSPEEAAQVFERALPCMQVAEAGEIVPGTPSIDGARTAFQALEVAVGLARTGSAAGIVTAPVGKEQLYGVGFTHPGQTEFVAERCGVSAQNAVMMLAGPSLKVVPITIHIALADVPSALTIDLIRARALTTVKGLQRNFGIARPRLAVAGLNPHAGENGALGREEIEVIRPAIEALRAEGIDIVGPLAADGMFHARAREAYDAALCMYHDQALIPIKTLNFDDGVNITLGLPIVRTSPDHGTAFGIAGTDSANPGAMIAALKMAAEAARARIAYAG; encoded by the coding sequence ATGCCGTTATCGAATATAACTGATCCGGGCAGCCTGCCGCCCTTCGCCGTCTCGCTCGGCGACCCGGCGGGCATCGGACCGGAAATCGTCGCCAAGGCGTGGGTCATGCGCGAAGCGCGTGGCCTGCCCGCATTCTTCGCCGTCGGCGATGCCGCATCGTTGCGCGCGGTGTGGCTCGGCCCGATCGAGATCGTCGGATCGCCCGAGGAAGCCGCGCAGGTGTTCGAGCGCGCCCTGCCCTGCATGCAGGTGGCCGAAGCGGGCGAGATCGTGCCCGGCACGCCCAGCATCGACGGCGCCCGCACCGCTTTCCAGGCACTGGAAGTCGCGGTCGGTCTGGCCCGCACCGGATCGGCCGCCGGCATCGTTACCGCGCCGGTCGGCAAGGAACAGTTGTACGGCGTCGGTTTCACCCATCCGGGCCAGACCGAATTCGTCGCCGAACGCTGTGGCGTCTCGGCCCAGAACGCGGTCATGATGCTCGCCGGCCCGTCGCTCAAGGTGGTGCCGATCACCATCCATATCGCGCTGGCCGATGTGCCCTCGGCGCTGACCATCGACCTGATCCGCGCCCGCGCCCTCACCACGGTGAAGGGATTGCAGCGCAATTTCGGCATCGCCCGCCCCCGTCTCGCCGTGGCCGGCCTCAACCCGCATGCCGGGGAGAATGGCGCACTCGGCCGCGAGGAAATCGAAGTGATCCGCCCGGCGATCGAGGCGCTGCGCGCCGAAGGGATCGACATTGTCGGCCCGCTGGCGGCCGATGGCATGTTCCATGCCCGCGCCCGCGAAGCCTATGACGCGGCGCTCTGCATGTATCATGACCAGGCGCTGATCCCGATCAAGACGCTGAACTTCGACGATGGCGTCAACATCACCCTGGGCCTGCCGATCGTGCGCACCTCGCCCGATCATGGCACCGCCTTCGGCATTGCCGGCACCGACAGCGCCAATCCCGGCGCGATGATCGCCGCCCTCAAAATGGCGGCCGAAGCCGCCCGCGCACGGATTGCCTATGCCGGCTGA
- the rsmA gene encoding 16S rRNA (adenine(1518)-N(6)/adenine(1519)-N(6))-dimethyltransferase RsmA, whose translation MPADARPTLPPLRDVIAAHGLQASKALGQNFLLDEQLLDRIAAIPGSIQDQPAFEVGPGPGGLTRAILRAGGKLVAVERDRRCLPALAELELAFPGQLRVISGDAMEVDARAEAGDGAHIIANLPYNVGTALLVGWLSALWAPLPWWSSLTLMFQMEVAERIVAKPGTDHYGRLAVLAQWRSDARIAMKVHRSAFTPPPKVMSAVVHITPKPAPEGVQLKILERLTAAAFGQRRKMLRQSLKSVPGALDALEAIGIDPQRRAETVSVEEFVTLARQLDQAATSA comes from the coding sequence ATGCCGGCTGACGCCCGCCCCACTCTGCCGCCGCTGCGCGACGTGATCGCCGCCCATGGTCTTCAGGCCAGCAAGGCGCTCGGCCAGAATTTCCTGCTCGACGAACAGTTGCTCGACCGGATCGCCGCCATTCCCGGCAGCATCCAGGATCAGCCCGCGTTCGAGGTCGGCCCCGGCCCCGGTGGCCTGACCCGTGCGATCCTGCGCGCCGGCGGCAAGCTGGTCGCGGTCGAGCGTGATCGTCGCTGCCTGCCTGCACTCGCCGAACTGGAACTGGCCTTCCCCGGTCAGTTGCGCGTCATTTCCGGCGACGCGATGGAGGTGGATGCCCGTGCCGAGGCCGGCGATGGCGCCCATATCATCGCCAACCTGCCCTATAATGTCGGCACCGCCCTGCTGGTCGGCTGGCTGTCGGCGCTATGGGCGCCGCTGCCCTGGTGGTCCAGCCTGACGCTCATGTTCCAGATGGAAGTGGCCGAACGCATCGTCGCGAAGCCGGGCACCGACCATTATGGCCGCCTCGCCGTGCTCGCCCAGTGGCGCAGCGACGCGCGCATCGCCATGAAGGTGCATCGCAGCGCCTTCACCCCGCCGCCCAAGGTGATGTCGGCCGTGGTCCACATCACCCCCAAGCCGGCGCCCGAAGGCGTGCAGCTCAAGATCCTCGAACGCCTGACCGCAGCCGCCTTCGGCCAGCGCCGCAAGATGCTGCGCCAGAGTCTCAAGTCTGTCCCCGGCGCGCTCGACGCACTGGAGGCGATCGGCATTGACCCGCAACGCCGCGCCGAAACCGTCAGCGTCGAAGAATTCGTCACCCTCGCCCGCCAGCTTGACCAGGCAGCGACCAGCGCCTGA